From Kitasatospora sp. MAP12-44:
ATCGCGGGCTGGCCGGACGTCCCGCGCGGCGAGGAGTGGAAGGAGGGGGTCTGCCGCCGTCTTGGCTGGCCGGTGGACACCCCGGCCGCCTGGAAGCGGATCCTCGCCTCGGTCAACTCCTACCGGGACCTCGACCCGGCGCTGCTCGGCCGGGTCGAGGAGCTGATCGACTTCGTCAGCGAGCCGGGGCTGTAGTCAGTCGACCAGGTCGCGGACCACCGCGTCGGCCAGCAGCCGCCCGCGCAGCGTCAGCACCGCGCGGCCCTCGGCGTAGGCCCGCGCCGCGAGCAGCCCGTCTGCCAGGGCGCGCTCGGCGGCCCGCAGGCCCTGCGGGGCCAGCAGGGTGAGCGGGCAGCCGTCGACCAGCCGCAGTTCGAGCAGGATGCGCTCGACCCGGCGGTCCTCGTCCGGCAGGACCTCGCGCCCGAGCGCGGGAGTGCGCCCCTCCGCGAGCGCCTGGGCGTACGCCGCCGGGTGCTTGGCGTTCCACCACCGCACCCCGCCGACGTGGCTGTGCGCGCCCGGGCCGGCGCCCCACCAGTCGGCTCCGGTCCAGTACAGCTCGTTGTGCCGGCAGCGACCGGCCTCGCTGGTGGCCCAGTTGGAGACCTCGTACCAGGAGTACCCGGCGGCGGCCAGCGCCTCCTCGGCGATCAGGTAGCGGTCGGCGTGCACGTCGTCGTCGACCATCGGCAGCTCGCCGCGCTTGATCCGGGCGGCCAGCTTGGTGCCGTCCTCGACGATCAGCGAGTAGGCGGAGACATGGTCGGGCCCGGCGCCGATGGCGGCCTCCAGCGAGGCCCGCCAGTCGTCGTCGGTCTCGCCCGGCGTGCCGTAGATCAGGTCCAGGTTGACGTGCTCGAAGCCGGCCGCGCGGGCCTCGGCGACGCAGGCCTCCGGCCGCCCCGGCGTGTGGTGGCGGTCCAGCAGCTGCAGCACATGCGGGCGGGCGCTCTGCATGCCGAAGGAGATCCTGTTGAAGCCGCCCTCGCGCAGCTCGGCCAGGTA
This genomic window contains:
- the hemW gene encoding radical SAM family heme chaperone HemW — its product is MPSALPDGEPVPSDGSLPAHALTGLGERPFGFYLHVPYCATRCGYCDFNTYTATELRSSGAVASQETYAENLVGEIRLARRVLGETDLPVRTVFLGGGTPTLLPARDLVAMLAAIRSEFGLADGAEITTEANPESVDPAYLAELREGGFNRISFGMQSARPHVLQLLDRHHTPGRPEACVAEARAAGFEHVNLDLIYGTPGETDDDWRASLEAAIGAGPDHVSAYSLIVEDGTKLAARIKRGELPMVDDDVHADRYLIAEEALAAAGYSWYEVSNWATSEAGRCRHNELYWTGADWWGAGPGAHSHVGGVRWWNAKHPAAYAQALAEGRTPALGREVLPDEDRRVERILLELRLVDGCPLTLLAPQGLRAAERALADGLLAARAYAEGRAVLTLRGRLLADAVVRDLVD